From the genome of Podarcis muralis chromosome 3, rPodMur119.hap1.1, whole genome shotgun sequence:
TGTCTCTcccctcttcttttccttcttgcTTTGCAAAGCCACTGGCAAAAAAGAGGAAGGTAAGATGAGGGAAGAAAATATTATTGTTTTGGGAAGAAGGAAGACACTGtttaaatatttgctttttaGATTATTTTTTTCAGTTGCATTTAGAATAAATGAATTATCTCTAGTTTGATGGCTTCTCTTAGATGCTAAATGGGACCCTGTCAGTATAATTTTAATGACCAGACACAGATATCATTTTTCCTTCATGTGCTAAGGCTTAGCACTATTACTGATCTACATGAAAAGTAGTCGTTTCCGTCAGTTGGTGATGTGAGGATTTATGTAAGTTCCGAGAGTATAATGTGTGTTCTTGTATTCATGTATATCAACTTTAGAAGGTGTGTAGCTTTCAACCTTATTGAAGCACTTTAATGCCCTTTTCTATTCTAATCTTTTAATACCCCAGTATAATGTAATCAATTATGAACTGTGTGAGTGTCAAGAATGGATTTCTGACTGGATGCTGAGAGAGTGAAATAGCCATCATTAGCTCTTGTCCTctccaaggtcccagggcaggatacaacaattaaaacagaatgttaaaaacagtttacaaCAACACAGAAACAAAGCAAGTCCTAAAAATATGAAGCTCAGGTATCAAAAGCTAGAGTAAAGAGATGTGTAGGATCTTAGGTCATTAGGGCATTAGAACTCTGCTTtttacaacaaagaaaaacatgggaTAAGAGCAACCTTTCTTGAAAGTcacattcagaggcataatggaTGGAAATTAGACTTCCAGGACACCCAGTGCACAAAAAGACGAGCAACGTTCTGATAAGGCTGGAAAACCTGGAGTCGTCGTGCAAGTGCTTTGCCTATACAGAAAAAGAAACCAGTATGCATTTGCAAACAGATGAAGGAGGTCAAATGATCAATTTATTTTAACAGCTGAGGGTACTAAGGTATTAAGAACTCCAGACTGACAGCCATCATGGGGAAGAACTTGGCACCCCAAGATGACTGTGAAGCTTTCGCCCTAGCCTGACTTCAGCTGTCAATTACCCTTTACTTCTAGACTGGCCATCTAGCTAGATGGAACACTTgttgactaggtaaaggtaaaaaggtaaaggacccctggacagctatatctttgcagtgtgtgtgtggggggggggaatatttattatttattattttttaaatgtgtcaATAAGTGTGTTGTCTGGCcttctacctccccacccccaaaatgtatGTGTCTCACTAATTCATTTCTGGCTGAGCTTTATCAACTGTAAGTTTTGAGCAGTTATTAAAGTGAAGTTAGGCTGAGCAAGATTCTACTTTGTGGTTGGGCGTGTGTGTACAGGAAAATGGTATATATTTTGTAATAGGTGTGTTCTCTCTAATCGAATCCCTATTTCTTTGCACGGTTGTGAGGGAAGGTACTGCAAATTTAATGAATTGCATGACCCTGCAGTCAGACTTCTTAACCCCTCTGCACTAGATTTATAGACAACAGGTGTAGCTAGGACCTTGCTGATTCTGGCTGCCTTCAAGAAGCTGTAACATTAGGTAGCAAGCCAGCAGGAATGGTACTTAATACTGTGTTGTGCGTGCGTTTGTTACTTGGAAGTTTCAAAAGTATGCCTCATGCTGAACAGGAATTTAGGATAGAAATATGATTAGTATGCAATATGATTTCTATTTTTACTGCAGTGAtgtattatgatttttttaaaaaagtgtctaTGCTATTATATTACATCAGTGAAGATTTATTATTGGTCTTCATTCTGGTCTTAACATTATACAGTGTTCTCTTACAATCAAAGCTAATCTTAGCtgattcataaaatcatagaattgtagagttggaaggggaccacaagggtcatctagtctaacccctgcaatgcaggaatcttttgcccaatatggagctcaaacccacaaccctgagattaagagtctcatgctctactgagttAAGTAGGGTGTGCAGAACTTGATGGTTGAGGAAAAGCATGGTACAAATTTAATGTAGTCCCTGAAATAATATGTTCTTCTGTAGCatctgttcatttcaatgggtcttgtgCAAGAGAAGTTCATTGCATGCCGTGTTGTTAATATAgtgtagaccagagctttccaaactgtgtgtcgcgacacattaATGTGCTgattgcagtgtgtaggtgtgttgcacaaaTGCTCCCCGTGCtcttcccagggctggaaagaggTTAGCTTAACCtgtggtttgctagtaaaactgaattactgtgtggcgaaatgatgcatgtgtaaaaagtgtgtcaccaacatgaaaaaatTTGGAAAGCCCTGGTGTCGACTTTGACCGTGTAGACCAGCAGACATGACAATTTAGCTGTCAGAACTGACAATTTGTTTTATAATAAACAGTTATAACAAGGGAGTCCCCTCAAGCAAATTGCCATATTGGGATAGCACTTCCCTTTCTGACAGTGGCATGCCAGTGTTCTGAGCGCATGGTAAACTGTGTTGCAGAGTCAAAGTGTTCCAACTACATGAGTGTTGTCTGTGACTGGCAGCATTTTCCTATGGTTTCCTGGAAAGACTCCTATGTGaagatgcaaagcacatgctaAGAACATAAGTTGCCATCTTGAATCAgaaccaaaagcccatctagctcTGCAGTCTGTTCCCGTGGGAAGTCAACAAGGAGGACCTGAATGTACTAACACTCTCCCTAACAACTGttattcagagacatgctgcctTCAATACAGGACATAGATCAGGCAttcccaacctgcggccctccagatgttttagcctacaactcccatgatctctagctaacagggccagtggtcagggatgatgggaattgtagtccaaaacatctggagggccgaaggttggggatgcctgacataGATACTAGCCATGACTGCTGTGTACTATCGACCAGCAGCTCTACCATtgagcgtacagtggtacctcgggttacatatgcttcaagttacagatgcttcaggttacagactccgctaacccagaaatagtacctcaggttaagaactttgcttcaggatgagaacagaaatcatgctccggtggcacagctgcagcaggaggccccattggctaaagtggtgcttcaggttaagaacagtttcaggttaagaacggacctccggaacgaattaagtacttaacctgaggtaccactgtatatgagtacTCCCACTGTAGCTAATGAATTGTTGGGTAATTCAGGCAGAGCTGGTTTTTCTGAAGCGCTTATGAAAAATGACTGCTTGTGGAACCTCTTCTTAGTGACCGTGAAATTTCCTTTTCTTCCAACAGCCTTGAAAAATGCCAGCCATGAGGAGCTTGAGCCGAGCTGTCAAGCAGGTGCTGCAGAAACCTGGCTGTGGCTGTCAAGTTGCTGTTGTGCCGGTTAGGTGTCTTGGTTTCTCACCACGGCAGGTAGCCTCAGATGCCAGCTTTCACTCGGTGTCGTTCTCAGAATCGGACCATCCACGGGTGTTAATTACAGGTCAGTCTGCTGTTAAGCAGTACTCTGCTGTTGATTTCCTCTGTTCTGTTTGTATTTCTTTGTATCAGACCACATGTATTGATAGTCATCTGATTATATGTAAATACTGGTTTAGAGAAACACTGTGAACCCTCTTGGAGCCCTTATCCCCTTGTACACATAGGCCTGTCCATTCTACCTCACTCCAGACCACTGAGAACAGGAGCATTGCTCCAAATGTAGCCCTGGAAAAAGAGGGTTCAGCTTCCATCTGATTATTGTAGATGATGGATCATCTGCCACTTCTTTCTTGAGCCAAAGCCCTCTTGAGATGCCAACGTTTCATGAGGTAGTAATTTTGAAGTTTGAGGATTAGTACGCTACAGATCATTCTTGTGCAGGTCAAAATCACTAAACTAAATAACCCATCTGTATCTTCCTTTGATAGCTTCTGTTAATTGAGTTTATGTCTAAAGTTCTCAGTCTCTGCAGAACAtaaagtatttttatttgtgtTGTTATAAGGCATAACATTTCAGGTGCTGTAAACATTTAATCTTGTTTTGTAGGGGGACTTGGCCAACTTGGAGTAGGACTTGCTAAGCTCTTGAGGTAAGCTGCAATTTCGATTTACAACTAGAAGTTCTGGTGCCCTTTTTGAAGATATAGGTTAAGATTTCCCATGAATGATTACATTTACTTGCAGTTAGAAGGTGAAAATCAGGCACATACATCTCATTCACAATCCTAAAGTTGTGTCCTGGGAAGAAAAGCAGGGAGGAAATGGAGATTGCATTGTACACTGATCTGGGTTGATCACAAAACTGAATCCATATGTCATCGGCTAATGTTTCCTGATGCAGGAGGGTTGTTGATGCTGCTATTTCAGAGTGCAGGAACTTTGGGCTAGAAGGCACAGCACCTAGCAAAGCTAGTTCTGTTCAAAGAACCTATCGTGCTAATTAAAATGATTTCAGGAAAGCTGTTCTGAGTCTAATCTTTCTGTCTTCTCTAGAAAACGCTTTGGAAAGAACAATGTAATCCTATCAGATATTAGGAAGCCCCCTGATAATGTCTTTCATAGCGGTAAGTGACCAGATTATGATGAGAGAGCTACACTGAGCCACACTATGATTACATTCCAGCAGCAGTGATCCTCTTTGGCAAAGGATCTTGAAAACTTAGTTATATGCTAGATCTCACCTTCCATAAAACAAAGCCAACATGTATGCAGTATAGCTAGAAAGGGTTTGTGTTGATGCTAGTGCAACAGCAATTGAATTGACTCGCTTATTTCTGTGTGAACATAAATGGTAAACAAACCGAAGGACACCTGTACATTAAATGTATGCCATATCTAATCATGCTGAACAGGCAACAGTGTGATGTTCTGCTTTGAAGAGAGGCAGTCGAGTTGAAAAGTGGAATGAAGGGACATCCTAATTTGTGGTGTACTCACTCATTCCACTGCTGCTTTTGGTTCACAGGGTATTACAGTACTTCAAAACCTTGTAAATCCTGTTTGACAGAAGCCAATGGCAGGAAAAACAAATGAGTGTGTATTCCAGTGGAAAGCAATGTTTTTATCACTCTTTTACCTTTCTTAAAAGCTATTGTCTGGTTCCAGCTTAGGGCATATTGTTAACCTTTATCATAATGACCCCAGGCATGTAAGAAAATCCCGTGTGGTATTCCATGTATGCAGCTCTATATTTTAACCAACTCTTCAGTGTTTATACAAGCAGTATTGACTGACCAACTTAGTGCTAGCTATAGATTCCTTGCATGCTTATCATAGCACACTAAAAAATGAAGTAACCAGTTTAACCAAGTTTTGTAAATGGTGTGGTGGGAAACTTTTTCCTCATATGCCTGATACATTTTTCTCTAAATCTCGCCATGCAGTTTGCCTTGTCAGTGGTATTTTCCTGGTACAGAAGGAAACTGATCAAAGCAAAAATATCCTCCAAATGGACGCTCAAACAAAGCAAAATGCTTGCATCAAATGAGATCTGGCTCTGTGAACAGTGCATAGCTTTTCAAGAGCTGGAGATGCTGTAGTTAAGTTGTCCTTAACTTTGTTGCGCATGCACTCAACTTTTTTTATACTTTGAAGGTCTCTGGCGAAATCAGTTTTGCAGTTCTTGTGGTGTTTCAAACAGCACCTTGGTAAACTGAAACGAGTCAAATTTGGCCTAGCTGCTATGCAGTAGATGTATGTATGTTTGGGGGTGACTGCAATGGACACCTGCTGATTAATGTGCACAACTGATGGTGCACAACATCATGGTCAAAACATTTTTGCACCTGTTTGTAATGGATCATTCTGTATGTACATGAAAGGATGCACACACTTGTGTATGAAGTTTGTTACACATGCAGTGTTCTGCAGAGAACATGAGAATGGAATTCCTTGAGATTCTGTTTTCCATCAACAGGCTTTTGTCCAAAAGGCAGGTGACCCTCTCCAGTTTGTAGGTTCTTACGCTGCCTCTTACCTTCATgctttcaccttcctcctcctcttaggTCCTTTCATCTACtctgacattttggactacaagaaCCTCCGTGAGATAGTGGTGAACAACCGGATTACGTGGCTGTTTCATTACAGCGCTTTGCTCAGTGCCGTTGGAGAAGCCAATGTCCCTTTGGCAAGATCTGTGAATATCACTGGTAGATGTCAGCTTGCTTCACATTGTTTGTTTAGCTGTCCCTGCCTCCCTCTGGGGAGTGTTAACGCTTGGTTTCAAGCCTGATAACTCTGTTTGCTGTTCCCAGGATTGCACAACATTCTTGATATTGCTGCTGAGCACAGCTTGAGACTCTTTGTCCCCAGCACAATTGGAGCATTTGGACCCACGTCCCCTAGGAACCCAACTCCCGATCTCTGCATCCAGAGGCCAAGGACAATCTACGGTGTTTCCAAAGTTCATGCTGAGCTCATGGGAGAAGTAAGAGTTGCCCTTTCCTTGTGCAGATGCCTCCAGCCCCCTTCAATATGTGGCGGTGGTTCCCCTTTCATGAGCATTTGTCTGTGGTGTTGTGGATGGACAGCGAATGCTGCTAAAAGCGCACATCATTGCTTAAAGTTGCTTAAATGAATTTCTTGTATTTTGTTTCTAAGTTACCTGTACCGATGGCATCTTAACCCAAGAGAATTCATCAAAtgccagtacagtcgtaccttggatctcaaaggccttggctcccaaacaaatcaaaacccggaagtgagtgttccggttttcagaAGCTGTACATGCTCTGcgctttctgattggctgcaggaacttcctgcagccaattggaagccgcgctttggtttccaaatgttttggaaatcgaacagacttccggaacagattccattcgacttccaaggtacgactgtatgaaaATGCACTGTAGAacattccctctctcctcccactccATAAAATCTGGACTGACACTCATAACTTTTCAGGCCTTTTTCCATTCTATGAGAGAGAATGTAAACAACAAACTCTTGTATTACCAATGCCACTAGCTATGTTTATGAAGGTAcatgaggccaccaccttgctgaagttaAGCAGGTCTGGCTCTGGTTGGTTTGTGGATGGACCGCCTGCCTGAGAACCACATGTACATGCAAGTCCCGCTTTCTGGACACAATGCGTTCCCAGTAAATGGTTCGCTAGGCAAGTGTTTGCATAGCAAGCTGACGATTTCCAAtatttcctatgggaacatttctaatccGTGATTTGTCCAGTCTCTCTCCCCGCTCCCTtcatggtttcttcctgaaatggctgcagccaaaCAGCAAAGAAGACATAAGGGAAAAACTGATTAGTCCAGTCTCTCTGCATGGTTGTTTCCCTCCCATATGGCTGCCACAATTTAGCATAACATAAgtaagaagggacgtgggtggcgctgtgggtaaaagcctcagcgcctagggcttgccgatcgaaaggtcggcggtttgaatccccgccgcggggtgcgctcccgttgctcggtcccagcgcctgccaacctagcagttcgaaagcactcccgggtgcaagtagataaatagggaccgcttactggtgggaaggtaaacggcgtttccgtgtgcggctctggcttgccagagcagcgatgtcacgctggccacgtgacccggaagtgtctccggacagctctggcccccggcctcttgagtgagatgggcgcacaaccctagagtctgtcaagactggcccgtacgggcaggggtacctttacctttttaaacaagtAAGAAAGTGAGAAAACTCCATCTGCTCTGATAACTTAATCTGTGGTGTGCATAGTGAGGTTTAGGTGCCAGTTCTTCACGTTGGATAATTGCTTTTTCACATCGTGAGCATTCGGAAAGGGGGACCTGCATGTACGCTgctttgggttccatgatggaggaGAAgcagggatataaatttaattaattaaagaaaAATAGCTGATAGGTTGTGAAATGCTATCATCAGCCACAACTAATCTCTCAGTtttgaaggtgccacaagactttgtTGCAGCAAACGTCCCTTTTTTGCTCCTAAAATCAGTCTGTTTCCCTAATTTCCTCTATAAACATTTTAAGAAGCCGCTAACACCAGGTAGCTAGAGTTGCTACTGTAGAAGAATTAGTAGCTAATTGTATCTTTTCTTTCCTTGTTCAGTATTACCATTACAGGTATGGACTAGACTTCCGGTGCCTAAGATATCCTGGTATTATCTCAGCTGATTCCCAGCCTGGCGGGGGAACAACTGGTAAGTTAGTCTATAAAGTTAGCCTATAAAATACAATAGGGATactaagagggagggggaaatgggggtctTGCCTTAGATCATGGCAGAACATTTCATGTGCCATAGGAGAAGGGAACGATGGAGGGAATTGGTATCTCTCACACATAAACACTCCAGCCGTTGTTTATCATCCTTTATTTCTTTCTCTAGTGCAGGAGTAGCCAGTGTGATACCT
Proteins encoded in this window:
- the LOC114594915 gene encoding L-threonine 3-dehydrogenase, mitochondrial-like, with translation MPAMRSLSRAVKQVLQKPGCGCQVAVVPVRCLGFSPRQVASDASFHSVSFSESDHPRVLITGGLGQLGVGLAKLLRKRFGKNNVILSDIRKPPDNVFHSGPFIYSDILDYKNLREIVVNNRITWLFHYSALLSAVGEANVPLARSVNITGLHNILDIAAEHSLRLFVPSTIGAFGPTSPRNPTPDLCIQRPRTIYGVSKVHAELMGEYYHYRYGLDFRCLRYPGIISADSQPGGGTTDYAVQIFHDAMKTGKFQCNLKPDTRLPMMYIDDCLRATLEIMEAPAEGLSMRTYNISALSFTPEELVQEVQKHIPELEVSYKVDAVRQAIADSWPMIFDDSNARQDWGWKHDYDLPDLVNTMFTFLDSTRSISRVAQVN